Genomic DNA from Paenibacillus donghaensis:
CTTATACACCAAGGGAATTGATCGGAAGTTCACTTGTACAATCCCCATAACATGGTTATAATTATAACCATAAATCCAAATTATGGGGTAATTTTATATGGCCTACCGCGTGCATCATTACAATAAGAAGAACGGAATCACTTATGTCTACGAAGCTGTTTCAGTATGGGATAAGGAAAAAAAGACTTCCACAAATAAGCAAGTCTGTATCGGGAAGCTGGATTCGGAAACGGGTGAATTGATTCCTTCCAAAAGGTTGAATTCCTCCCCTTCCACATTACATAACTCTAAGGCCACCGCAACGTCTCTAGTGGCTGGGCCCTCTCTCCTCCTGGATTCGATTACTCAAGAGCTTGGCATTGAAAAACTGCTGAAGAAGTGTTTTCCGAACGACCATCAACAGGTGCTCTCCGTGGTCTATTTCCTGGTTCAACGGGGCCAGGCTTTAAGCCACTGCGAAAGTTGGTGTAAAGGCCACCTGCATCCATACTCCAAAGGACTGACCAGTCAGGCGATTAGTAAGCTACTTGCTTCTCAAACCGAAGATGCCAGACAAACGTTTTTCAAGCAATGGAGTCGCGTCATCACGGAAAAAGAATGCCTCTGTTATGACATCACTTCCGTTTCCTCGTATTCCGAACAGAATGAGTATGTGAAGTATGGATACAACCGGGACAAAGAAAAATTGCCCCAGATCAATATGGCGATGCTGTTTGGCCAACAAAGCCGACTGCCTGTCTATTACAAGCGTCTGCCTGGAAACATTACAGATGTGAGCACGTTGTCTAACTTTTTGAAGACGATGAACTTCTTGGGCAACGAAACACTTCATCTTGTACTGGATAAAGGATTTTACAGTAACGCCAATGTAGACGAGTTGTTTGCTGCGCACCATAAGTTTACGATGGGGGTTTCGATCCACCTCAAATGGGTGCAAGAAATTGTGGATGAGTTCCAGCCCGATATGCTGGATGTAGAGAACTACCGGAAGATCGGTGATGATGTCCTTTACGTGAGAACCAAACTGTACAAATGGGGGACTCAAGGAAAACGTTCGTATGTTCATGTTTATCATAACGCTCGTGCTGCCGCAGAGGACAGGGACGATTTTCATGAAAAGTTGCTTGAATACAAGGCAGAACTGGAGTCGGGACACAGAGTCAAAGAACACGAGTCGTTTTATCAGCGATATTTTATCATAAAGAATACCCCGGTGAGGGGGGTCAAAGTAAGATTCAATCCAGAAGCCGTGCAGGGCTATCGCAAGCGCTATGCCGGTTTTTTCATCCTGTTTACCACTGGCATTAAAAACCCCGCAACGGCACTGGATAGCTATCGAAATAAGGACGTCGTGGAAAACTGTTTTGATGATCTCAAGAACCAACTGGATATGAAACGGCTACGGGTTCATCATTCCTCGACCATGGATGGCCGGATATTTCTGCAATTTATAGCGCTCATCTATATCAGTGCGATCCGCAATACGATCCAAAAACATCCCTCGCTGGCGCATTTTACCGTGAAGGAACTGCTTGAGGAAATGGAGACGCTCTCCAAGATCACCTATTCGGGACGATATGGATCTATCTTTACCGAATCTACCAAGATGCATAAAGAGATCGCACGCATTTTTAATATAGACCTTAAAACCTAGTTATAATTTGCGGGGAATTCAGGTTAGTTAAGGAGATATTGCACACTGGGCATGCATCAATCAACGTTATGTTATGTTTAAGACATTTATGCAAAAAAGAAAATTGATGAATACGGTGTAAATAGACAATTCCAATATTTTCGAGATCCTCTTTCATACAAGCAGAACAATATCGTGCAGAAGAATGAAGAAGTGACTGAATATGCCTAATAAGCAGACTCCTACTGTTCTTTTCGTAAACGCTTGAATACATGACATCCCAAAATTTCGACTGAATATCGATAGAAATAAACGGTCGCAAAAATGGATAGTAGGTGTGATTCTCAATTATTCTTTCCGCAAATGCGGGTGTAAGCCCAAACTCTTTTTCAATTCTAGATAAATTGAGAGGAATTAAGGCAGCTTTTCTCGTGCCATATTCACCAAACATTTCGTACTTTGCTTTAGTAAAGACAAGTGGCGAGCGAAGAAAATACCTAAAAACAATACTTCTAAAATCTTCGTCAGGATATGTTGAAGGAAAAAAAACAAAACTCCCCATATCTCTATCTATTGTTTATACAAACTCACAGAATTCCCCAACTAATCCTACATTCCTAAGTGCCTCATCAACACTCAAGTTATCTATTTTCCCTTGGGCTACAATATATCGAATATCATTTTCATCTAATTCAAGGCTTTCACTCTTTTTATTTCTCCTTTTCTTTATAATTTCAACAACTTCTGAAATAGGTTCATTTGGGCTAGCAGTTTTACCTTCAAAAACAAGTCTAGCCATTTCTGTATACAACACTTCCATATCATGGCCGGTTCCCCGATTATGAAGTTCGACCTGTTCAGCATAAGTTAATGCCACTTCTTCAGCACAACCCATTTTCATTGCGAATGTAAGAAGTTGCTCGATTAAAATCCTTCTATTATGCTGCAACAGAATAAGTTTATGCTCCTCAGAGAGGTGTCCATCTATAGTAATACGATGCTGTGCTTCCTTCAGATATTCTTTAAAAGTGATCCAATCTGGCTTTAAATCCTCATATTCAGAAGGATCAATATCTTCGCCTCCTCTTATACGTTCGAATATTGGCTGAACAAGCCTAAACGTTTTGTTGGCTACTTTTTCGATCAATTCCGCAGTAATAACTTCATCATCTTCATATATAATTGCCCGGCATTGAACATGCATGAATAATTTCACAGCAAAGTCGGGTATCCCAAGTGTGTGATAATACATTACTGCTTTAAGCTCCTCAGTTAATATTGTGTGCTTATTCGTGTATTGAAGTTCCCAGAGTCCTTTTAAAAAGATATCCCATTGTAAATCATCCTTCATTCGGTCAGTAATGTTTTCCCCATATCCGTCCGGAATTCCTCGCCTTGAATTAGCAAGAGAAGTCTTGAATAAGTAAAGTGCTTTGAACGTACCAATCATCACAATGGGTATACCAAGAGAATTAGTAAGCTCAGTAATAAAATCGATCATTTTTTCTTCGCCACCAGAGTGCCCTTTGTGTACTCGTTGTACTTCATCGATAAATAAGCCACCAAGACTAATATTTCCGGCTACCTTTGCCATTCTTTTTGCTAGAACTTCAGCACGACCATCTTTTTCTGCTAAATCTTCATAATAGCTGGTTCCTAACAACTGATCCACAGCCCAATAAAAATTTCGGCATAACGCCCCCACCGATTTATTGCTGGGGCACTCGATATGAAGCCACACAACTTGTTTTACTGGAAAGGGTTGTCCTTCGTACTCCACATGATGGATAACTTGCGGAAAAAGTCTTAACAATCTTTCATAAGATTTTGTCTTCCCCATACCGCTAAGTCCAATATCTGCAAATGTT
This window encodes:
- a CDS encoding IS1634 family transposase is translated as MAYRVHHYNKKNGITYVYEAVSVWDKEKKTSTNKQVCIGKLDSETGELIPSKRLNSSPSTLHNSKATATSLVAGPSLLLDSITQELGIEKLLKKCFPNDHQQVLSVVYFLVQRGQALSHCESWCKGHLHPYSKGLTSQAISKLLASQTEDARQTFFKQWSRVITEKECLCYDITSVSSYSEQNEYVKYGYNRDKEKLPQINMAMLFGQQSRLPVYYKRLPGNITDVSTLSNFLKTMNFLGNETLHLVLDKGFYSNANVDELFAAHHKFTMGVSIHLKWVQEIVDEFQPDMLDVENYRKIGDDVLYVRTKLYKWGTQGKRSYVHVYHNARAAAEDRDDFHEKLLEYKAELESGHRVKEHESFYQRYFIIKNTPVRGVKVRFNPEAVQGYRKRYAGFFILFTTGIKNPATALDSYRNKDVVENCFDDLKNQLDMKRLRVHHSSTMDGRIFLQFIALIYISAIRNTIQKHPSLAHFTVKELLEEMETLSKITYSGRYGSIFTESTKMHKEIARIFNIDLKT
- a CDS encoding TniQ family protein, coding for MGSFVFFPSTYPDEDFRSIVFRYFLRSPLVFTKAKYEMFGEYGTRKAALIPLNLSRIEKEFGLTPAFAERIIENHTYYPFLRPFISIDIQSKFWDVMYSSVYEKNSRSLLIRHIQSLLHSSARYCSACMKEDLENIGIVYLHRIHQFSFLHKCLKHNITLIDACPVCNISLTNLNSPQIITRF
- a CDS encoding AAA family ATPase, with translation MIKEQGRYIYLKGSQIKATYYPQIVEEYQGNPFIEALPPRLAQDQLYHMLDSVPRFSGDINQLDMEDRLELIQQIKPKYWKPLATHFERYRNIYNMLKIGYQSRNPLSSIYQREIAIGWDNILSHGTDEDGKNLAGNIQTAQTFADIGLSGMGKTKSYERLLRLFPQVIHHVEYEGQPFPVKQVVWLHIECPSNKSVGALCRNFYWAVDQLLGTSYYEDLAEKDGRAEVLAKRMAKVAGNISLGGLFIDEVQRVHKGHSGGEEKMIDFITELTNSLGIPIVMIGTFKALYLFKTSLANSRRGIPDGYGENITDRMKDDLQWDIFLKGLWELQYTNKHTILTEELKAVMYYHTLGIPDFAVKLFMHVQCRAIIYEDDEVITAELIEKVANKTFRLVQPIFERIRGGEDIDPSEYEDLKPDWITFKEYLKEAQHRITIDGHLSEEHKLILLQHNRRILIEQLLTFAMKMGCAEEVALTYAEQVELHNRGTGHDMEVLYTEMARLVFEGKTASPNEPISEVVEIIKKRRNKKSESLELDENDIRYIVAQGKIDNLSVDEALRNVGLVGEFCEFV